The following proteins are co-located in the Paenibacillus sp. JNUCC32 genome:
- a CDS encoding tetratricopeptide repeat protein, with protein sequence MTTIQQAIELRAEGKPEEAKKILLELLPQSPDDPDIHYQLAWVHDMMGLESEAVPYYEKAISLGLKDPERCGALLGLGSTYRTLGMYGKSKETFEQGLRDYPGAREFRVFYAMTLYNLRQYDKAMELLLRELSETSNDEGTRSYQRAIAFYSDKLDQVWK encoded by the coding sequence ATGACAACGATACAACAAGCCATTGAACTTCGTGCCGAAGGCAAACCGGAGGAAGCGAAAAAAATTCTCCTTGAGCTGCTGCCCCAATCCCCGGATGATCCGGATATCCATTATCAGCTGGCCTGGGTGCATGATATGATGGGCCTTGAGAGCGAAGCGGTTCCTTATTACGAGAAGGCGATCTCTTTAGGGCTGAAGGATCCCGAACGGTGCGGCGCCTTGCTTGGACTTGGAAGCACATACCGCACATTGGGGATGTACGGCAAATCCAAGGAGACATTCGAGCAGGGACTGCGGGATTACCCCGGGGCGCGGGAGTTCAGGGTGTTCTACGCGATGACCTTGTACAATTTGCGACAGTATGACAAGGCGATGGAACTGCTGCTTAGAGAATTAAGCGAAACCAGTAATGACGAGGGGACCAGGAGCTACCAGAGAGCCATTGCTTTTTATTCTGATAAGCTTGATCAGGTTTGGAAATAA
- a CDS encoding ABC transporter ATP-binding protein, which produces MQSDHTLNSKRRTTGIGMYREMLARYVFPHKKLLAALTVLLLFSIGLQLINPQIIRYFIDTAQGEGSLTSLYYAAGFFILFSLLQQGVSIAAAYYSENLGWTTTNKLRAELAEHCLSLDMSFHKTQTSGSLIERVDGDVNALANFFSSFIIHLFGNLILMLGILALLYRENFWIGLVMTVFVVGSIYVIQHIRRFAIPIWKRWRELNADFYGFIGEHLEGTEDTRANGAAGYVMNRFYEMARRMLPVRVRAFIGFFLMWSTTILVFALGNAAAFIVCAILWKNGQGGLTIGSIYLVFYYTELLAKPIEKIRTQLEDLQKADASLMRVRDLLATEPRIKDGPGAPLPSGPLSVEFRNLNFAYEEGGQATLENLQLRLEPGQTLGLLGRTGSGKTTIARLLLRFYDPQEGSIELAGTDIRGCKLHELRRKVAMVTQNIEILEGTVRDNLTLFDEGIADTRIISVLEELGLGDWYGSLPEGLDTNLASGGGSLSAGEAQLLAFARVFLTDPGLVILDEASSRLDPLTEYRIEAAISRLLQEKTCIIIAHRLATVQRADRILILENGRMLESGRREELASDPQSRFSRMLAVGMEEVLA; this is translated from the coding sequence ATGCAAAGCGATCACACGTTAAACAGCAAGCGAAGGACCACGGGGATTGGGATGTATCGGGAGATGCTCGCCAGGTACGTATTCCCCCATAAGAAGCTTCTGGCAGCCCTGACGGTGCTGCTGTTATTTTCCATTGGACTCCAATTGATCAATCCGCAGATCATCCGGTATTTCATCGATACGGCTCAAGGAGAGGGAAGCCTGACCTCCCTTTATTATGCGGCAGGATTTTTTATTCTCTTTTCATTGCTTCAACAAGGCGTTTCCATAGCGGCTGCTTATTATAGCGAGAACCTGGGCTGGACGACCACCAACAAGCTTCGTGCCGAGTTGGCGGAGCACTGCCTGTCGCTGGATATGAGCTTTCACAAAACCCAAACCTCCGGATCTCTAATTGAACGGGTGGATGGCGATGTGAATGCGCTCGCCAATTTCTTCTCCAGTTTCATTATCCATCTGTTCGGCAATCTGATCCTCATGCTCGGGATCCTGGCTTTGCTGTATCGGGAGAACTTCTGGATCGGCCTTGTCATGACGGTGTTTGTGGTCGGCAGCATTTACGTCATTCAACATATCCGGCGATTTGCGATACCGATCTGGAAGCGGTGGCGCGAGCTGAATGCGGATTTCTACGGATTCATCGGCGAGCACCTTGAAGGAACCGAAGATACGCGTGCCAACGGGGCGGCCGGATATGTCATGAATCGATTTTATGAGATGGCCAGGCGGATGCTGCCGGTTCGCGTTCGTGCGTTCATCGGATTTTTCTTGATGTGGAGCACCACGATATTGGTGTTTGCGCTTGGCAATGCAGCGGCTTTTATCGTGTGCGCCATACTGTGGAAGAACGGACAGGGCGGCTTGACGATCGGCTCCATCTATCTCGTGTTTTATTATACGGAGCTGCTGGCCAAGCCTATTGAGAAGATTCGCACCCAATTGGAGGATTTGCAAAAAGCGGATGCCAGCTTGATGCGGGTCCGCGACCTGCTTGCAACCGAGCCCAGGATCAAAGACGGCCCTGGCGCGCCGCTTCCGTCAGGCCCATTGTCGGTGGAATTCCGGAACCTTAACTTCGCTTACGAAGAGGGCGGGCAGGCTACGCTTGAAAATCTGCAGCTGCGCCTTGAGCCGGGCCAGACTCTTGGGCTGCTCGGCCGTACAGGCAGCGGCAAAACGACGATCGCACGCCTGCTGCTACGCTTCTATGATCCACAGGAGGGAAGCATCGAGCTGGCGGGAACCGATATTCGAGGCTGCAAGCTCCATGAACTAAGGCGGAAGGTCGCCATGGTCACGCAGAATATTGAGATTCTTGAGGGAACCGTCCGGGATAATCTGACCTTGTTTGATGAAGGCATAGCCGATACCCGTATTATATCCGTGTTAGAAGAGCTTGGACTAGGGGATTGGTACGGCTCGCTTCCCGAAGGGCTGGATACCAATCTGGCTTCTGGAGGCGGAAGCCTGTCTGCGGGCGAGGCCCAGCTGCTGGCGTTTGCACGCGTATTTTTGACGGATCCGGGTCTTGTCATTCTTGATGAGGCTTCCTCCCGGCTTGATCCGTTAACGGAATACCGGATCGAAGCAGCCATTTCGCGTCTGCTGCAGGAGAAGACCTGCATTATAATTGCCCATCGTCTGGCTACGGTTCAGCGCGCCGACCGGATTCTCATACTGGAGAACGGAAGAATGCTCGAAAGCGGCCGCAGGGAAGAGCTGGCCTCAGATCCGCAATCGCGGTTCAGCCGCATGCTTGCCGTTGGAATGGAGGAGGTGCTGGCATGA
- a CDS encoding MMPL family transporter, which yields MHGSGPNYGKWVAGKRSKWVTLCVWILIALALNLLWPAVGDKEDNNAANLKEDVPSVVAEAMADKEFPSNGGVPALVVWHKESGLNEEDLTKLQELTASLESDPLPYQTFVVPFHQLPPQALSAQLSEDRSTLVMPVFFEEDQETDQLKEGTAELEKRSEQLLGSNPFQAAVQSGDGISARVTGPVGISIDATGLFEDADVSLMIATVLLVLILLLLIYRSPILALIPLVAVGFAYMVTSPILGFMADQGWITVDSQSIAIMTVLLFGAGTDYCLFLISRFRQLLWHEPDKRKALFQAITSSSGAIAMSGFTVVLSLFALLLAQYGAYQRFAVPFSLSILIMFIASLTLVPALLAIFGRGSFYPFIPRTPEMQAERARKKGKPVPAPHKEKESRIGRLVTTKPWTVVLAALVLLGGLATFSSQIKFTYDLLSSFPEDVPSREGFAVIGEQFSEGELAPVRVMVDSGGQALDLEERLKALDYVDRVSEPQNGAENNDIIGYEIELSMNPYSMEAMQHIPDLREIAEASLEKAGVGNPAEAVWISGQTATQYDTEIAGEHDAKLIIPVVIGLITLLLLVYLRSVVATVYLIATVILSYFSALGLGWIIIHYGLGAEAIQGAIPLYSFVFLVALGEDYNIFMISSIWQKRKQMPLKQAIKEGVGETSSVITSAGLILAGTFAVLATLPIQVLVQFGIITAIGVMLDTFIVRPFLVPAITTLLGKWAFWPGKAHMAAEEKPALNVENKA from the coding sequence ATGCACGGATCAGGACCGAATTACGGAAAATGGGTAGCGGGAAAGCGAAGCAAATGGGTCACGCTCTGTGTATGGATACTCATCGCGCTGGCGTTGAATTTGCTATGGCCGGCTGTTGGAGATAAAGAGGATAACAATGCAGCCAATCTGAAGGAGGATGTTCCGTCCGTCGTAGCGGAAGCGATGGCCGACAAGGAATTTCCGAGCAACGGCGGCGTGCCGGCTCTCGTCGTATGGCATAAAGAAAGCGGATTAAACGAAGAGGATCTGACCAAGCTGCAGGAATTGACGGCAAGCCTTGAGTCCGATCCGCTCCCGTATCAGACGTTCGTCGTTCCTTTCCATCAGCTGCCTCCGCAAGCCTTAAGCGCACAGTTATCAGAGGATCGGAGCACGCTGGTGATGCCTGTATTTTTTGAAGAAGATCAGGAGACGGACCAGCTTAAGGAAGGAACGGCCGAGCTGGAGAAGCGGTCGGAACAATTGCTGGGCAGCAATCCGTTTCAGGCTGCCGTTCAGAGCGGAGACGGAATCAGCGCTCGCGTAACGGGACCGGTGGGAATATCTATTGATGCAACCGGATTGTTTGAGGATGCCGACGTATCGCTCATGATTGCAACCGTGCTTCTTGTTCTGATATTGCTGCTGTTGATTTACCGTTCACCGATTCTGGCCCTGATTCCTTTGGTTGCGGTCGGCTTTGCGTATATGGTAACAAGCCCGATTCTCGGGTTCATGGCGGATCAAGGCTGGATCACGGTGGATTCCCAGTCCATCGCCATTATGACCGTGCTGCTCTTTGGAGCCGGAACGGATTATTGCTTGTTCCTGATCTCGAGATTCCGCCAGCTGTTATGGCACGAGCCCGATAAACGCAAGGCCTTGTTTCAGGCGATTACCAGCTCATCAGGCGCTATTGCGATGAGCGGCTTCACGGTTGTATTGTCTCTGTTCGCGCTGCTGCTGGCTCAGTACGGGGCATATCAACGTTTTGCCGTGCCTTTCAGTTTGTCGATTCTCATCATGTTTATAGCCAGTCTGACATTGGTGCCCGCATTGTTGGCTATTTTCGGCAGAGGTTCGTTCTATCCTTTCATTCCGAGAACCCCGGAGATGCAAGCGGAACGCGCCCGGAAAAAAGGAAAGCCGGTTCCTGCCCCTCACAAGGAGAAGGAGAGCCGGATCGGCCGCTTGGTGACAACGAAGCCTTGGACCGTCGTTTTGGCAGCATTGGTATTACTGGGTGGACTCGCGACGTTCTCGTCCCAAATCAAGTTCACTTACGATCTCTTATCCTCTTTCCCTGAGGATGTACCTTCGCGTGAAGGATTCGCCGTCATCGGCGAGCAGTTCTCGGAAGGAGAGCTTGCGCCGGTTCGCGTGATGGTGGACAGCGGGGGGCAAGCTTTGGACCTCGAGGAGCGGCTGAAAGCGCTGGATTACGTGGATCGCGTATCCGAGCCGCAGAATGGGGCCGAGAATAACGATATCATCGGTTATGAAATCGAGCTGTCCATGAATCCTTACTCCATGGAAGCAATGCAGCACATTCCGGATCTTCGGGAGATCGCGGAGGCTTCACTGGAGAAGGCAGGTGTCGGCAATCCGGCCGAAGCCGTGTGGATCTCCGGTCAAACGGCTACCCAGTACGACACCGAGATCGCTGGCGAGCATGATGCCAAATTGATCATCCCCGTCGTTATCGGCTTGATTACGTTGCTCTTATTGGTGTATTTGAGATCCGTTGTAGCTACCGTTTATCTGATTGCAACCGTCATTTTGTCTTACTTCTCGGCCCTCGGGCTTGGCTGGATCATCATTCATTACGGCCTGGGCGCCGAAGCCATCCAGGGAGCGATTCCGTTGTATTCGTTTGTGTTCCTGGTTGCGTTAGGCGAGGATTACAACATCTTCATGATCTCGAGCATATGGCAAAAGCGGAAGCAAATGCCGCTGAAGCAAGCGATCAAAGAAGGCGTTGGAGAGACCAGCTCGGTGATCACCTCGGCCGGCTTGATCCTGGCAGGAACCTTTGCCGTACTGGCCACGCTTCCGATTCAAGTGCTGGTACAGTTTGGGATCATCACGGCCATCGGGGTTATGCTGGATACGTTCATCGTGAGACCTTTCCTGGTACCCGCAATCACGACGCTGTTGGGCAAGTGGGCGTTCTGGCCGGGCAAAGCCCATATGGCGGCTGAGGAAAAGCCAGCTTTGAACGTTGAGAACAAAGCATAA
- a CDS encoding TetR/AcrR family transcriptional regulator, which translates to MTKIRNPRNPGRPKAAADQIPIQETILWTASKLFMENGYESVSLQQIAKACQVTKASIYYHFTSKPELFKIAVTTILDKAYASTHRFLQEADTLEAGLIRVAEAKIAKPHAEMETMMREAEPFLSKEQMAAIREAEQRIHEVLAEQIHQAMQSGELREGNALLMAQAFSAMLMLGNREDTRSGYASSRDMAVDIVDLFLHGAVRPSNENLDV; encoded by the coding sequence ATGACAAAAATACGTAACCCCCGAAATCCCGGACGTCCCAAAGCAGCTGCCGATCAGATTCCCATCCAGGAAACGATCCTCTGGACCGCCTCCAAATTGTTCATGGAGAATGGCTACGAGTCCGTATCGTTGCAGCAGATCGCGAAGGCTTGCCAAGTGACCAAGGCTTCCATCTATTATCATTTCACAAGTAAACCCGAGCTGTTTAAAATAGCGGTAACCACGATTCTAGATAAAGCTTATGCTTCTACACATCGCTTTTTGCAGGAAGCCGATACCCTAGAGGCTGGATTGATCCGGGTAGCCGAAGCGAAGATTGCCAAGCCTCATGCCGAAATGGAGACCATGATGCGGGAAGCGGAGCCTTTCTTGTCTAAGGAGCAAATGGCCGCTATCCGTGAGGCGGAACAGCGGATTCATGAAGTCCTTGCCGAACAGATTCATCAAGCCATGCAATCGGGCGAGCTTCGGGAAGGCAACGCCTTGCTAATGGCACAGGCTTTCTCGGCCATGCTGATGCTGGGCAATCGTGAAGACACCCGAAGCGGTTATGCCAGCTCCCGTGATATGGCTGTTGACATCGTTGATTTATTCCTGCATGGGGCTGTAAGGCCTTCCAACGAGAATCTCGATGTGTAA